A single Cryptococcus neoformans var. grubii H99 chromosome 7, complete sequence DNA region contains:
- a CDS encoding glutamate-tRNA ligase, producing MPDVVLPLVQTPPFVIIALAALQGIPVIWDTQSGEQGQTTYGDVVGAENVRAELEKGVDGKEVPLPPLPTLLTSTSSFQDVSAVLDALDDYLAYRTYFAGPKFGFGDATIWGTIRGNNSAIGSIKKPGRPHLQRWFNHVETLDVPKAALESHRQAKSEMEKGKKTKRLESIDVVLPNAVKGKVVVRFAPEPSGYLHIGHLKAAILNRYLADQYQGKFILRFDDTNPVKEEGEFEEAIQEDLKMIEISFDKIVHTSDHFDKIQAYAEQLIKQGDAFMDDTEGETVKEQRRAMIPSNNRNLSVEENLIKFKEMCEGTEEGKRWSLRAKIDYQHKNGTLRDPVIYRYVGGSHHVTGTKYKAYPMYDLACPIIDHLDGVTHALRANEYWARHEQYQWFLKTLGFANIEIFDFSRVDFVYTVLSKRKLKYLVEKNVVKGWDDPRFPTVRGIRSRGMTVQGLKNYILGQGASQQAVQLEWDGIWTVNKKVIDPVAPRYWAIAEDRMVIVNVIGRETGEPEVVSKPLHKKNPEVGEKKMVFASKLIMEQEDAKTFGENEEITAMDWGNAFVTSKTTTPSGDVSSLTITLHLAGDFKKTTKKVTWLAAPTDANPLVPVVLIEYDYLITKKKLEEDDFLPEVLNTKTEYRTYALASKEVEGLKKWDIIQFERKGFYICQGTKDNQGRMEFGFIPDGRAATVALKAEPAKEKTKVPGTAKGSWGKPGPKTISNAAAVP from the exons ATGCCCGACGTTGTTCTACCTCTCGTGCAGACTCCCCCCTTTGTTATCATTGCTCTCGCCGCTTTGCAGGGTATTCCCGTTATCTGGGACACTCAGTCTGGGGAACAGGGTCAGACTACTTACGGTGATGTTGTTGGTGCCGAGAACGTTCGAGCTGAGCTTGAGAAGGGTGTCGACGGCAAGGAG gtccctctccctcctctccccaccCTTTTAACCTCGACCAGCTCTTTCCAAGACGTCTCCGCCGTCCTCGACGCTCTGGACGACTACCTCGCCTACCGTACCTACTTTGCAGGCCCCAAGTTCGGTTTCGGCGACGCTACCATTTGGGGAACCATCCGAGGCAATAACTCTGCTATTGGTTCCATCAAGAAGCCCGGGCGACCCCACTTGCAGCGATGGTTCAACCACGTCGAGACACTTGATGTTCCCAAGGCTGCGCTCGAGTCTCACAGACAGGCCAAGAgcgagatggagaagggcaagaagaccaagagATTGGAGAGTATCGATGTCGTTTTGCCTAACGCtgtcaagggcaaggtTGTAGTTAGGTTCG CTCCTGAGCCTTCAGGATACTTGCACATCGGTCATCTCAAGGCTGCTATCCTTAACAGATACCTCGCCGATCAGTACCAGGGCAAGTTCATCCTCCGTTTCGATGACACCAATCCtgtcaaggaggag GGTGAGTTCGAGGAGGCTATCCAGGAAGACCTCAAAATGATTGAGATCTCCTTCGACAAGATAGTCCACACTTCCGACCACTTTGACAAGATCCAGGCCTACGCCGAGCAACTCATCAAGCAAGGCGACGCTTTCATGGACGACACTGAGGGCGAAACCGTCAAAGAGCAGCGTCGAGCTATGATCCCCTCTAATAACCGAAACCTCTCTGTTGAAGAGAACTTGATTAAGTTCAAGGAGATGTGTGAGGGTACggaggaaggcaagaggTGGAGTTTAAGGGCCAAGATTGATTATCAGCACAAGAATGGTACTTTGCGTGACCCTGTCATTTACCGATATGTTGGGGGCTCCCACCACGTTACTGG TACCAAGTACAAGGCTTACCCCATGTACGACCTCGCATGTCCTATCATCGATCATCTCGATGGCGTCACCCACGCTCTCCGAGCCAATGAGTATTGGGCCCGTCACGAGCAATACCAATGGTTCCTTAAGACTCTTGGTTTCGCCAATATTGAGATCTTTGATTTCAGCAGGGTCGACTTTGTTTACACTGTTTTGAGTAAGAGAAAATTGAAGTACCTTGTCGAGAAGAATGTTGTCAAGGGTTGGGATGACCCTCGATTCCCTACCGTTCGAG GTATACGATCCCGCGGTATGACGGTTCAGGGTCTTAAGAACTATATTCTCGGTCAGGGTGCTTCTCAGCAAGCCGTTCAGCTTGAGTGGGATGGTATCTGGACTGTTAACAAGAAGGTTATCGACCCTGTTGCTCCTCGATACTGGGCCATTGCCGAGGACAGGAT GGTCATTGTCAATGTTATCGGCCGTGAGACTGGGGAGCCTGAGGTTGTTAGCAAGCCCTTGCACAAGAAAAACCCTGAGgttggagagaagaagatggtttTTGCTAGCAAGTTGATCATGGAGCAGGAGGACGCCAAGACTtttggtgagaatgaagag ATCACCGCCATGGATTGGGGAAATGCCTTCGTTACTTCCAAGACTACCACCCCTTCCGGCGAcgtttcttctctcactATCACACTTCACCTCGCCGGAGACTTCAAGAAGACTACCAAGAAGGTCACCTGGCTCGCTGCGCCCACTGACGCCAACCCCCTTGTCCCCGTCGTCCTCATTGAATACGATTACCTCAtcaccaagaagaagctcgaggaggacgacTTCCTCCCTGAGGTCCTCAACACTAAGACCGAGTACCGCACCTACGCGCTTGCTTCCAAGGAAGTTGAAGGCCTTAAAAAGTGGGATATCATCCAGTtcgagaggaagggatTCTACATCTGCCAAGGTACTAAAGACAATCAGGGCAGGATGGAGTTTGGTTTCATCCCTGATGGACGGGCTGCTACTGTGGCGTTGAAGGCGGAGCCcgcaaaggagaagaccaAGGTTCCCGGAACTGCGAAGGGGTCATGGGGTAAGCCCGGGCCCAAGACTATCTCCAacgctgctgctgttccTTGA
- a CDS encoding phosphoglycerate dehydrogenase gives MSTSYLHTPPAETFTPSREATVYLHTPFHPKAEIYAETKFKKVLRPKDGKVDDLMKQIDGILLRTGDVTEEMVLAAPNLRIISRNGTGVDNVPLPTCLSRGIAVTNVPGGNAFAVAELAITLMLTVLRRVVEVDKRIRGGELVPSIEALAPGLGGKKVGLVGMGDIAYELAKLLRAFGCEVLVHSPSSPDTRWTVEDTRYSVPISHTRMPSLRSLLEECDVLSLHCPLNANTRYMIGREELGWMKSTAVVINTARGGIIDERALEEALKERKIGGAGLDVFEKEPAYGGSLGGLRDLDNVVLLPHLGGSTDNVTLDGCIKAVDIMASYFDGEGTINRVI, from the exons ATGTCAACGTCATACCTCCATACTCCTCCGGCAGAGACCTTCACCCCTTCTCGTGAGGCCACCGTTTATCTGCATACTCCGTTCCATCCCAAAGCAGAGATTTATGCTGAGACCAAATTCAAGAAGGTCTTGCGCccgaaggatgggaaagtAGATGATCTTATGAAGCAGATTGATGGTATCT TACTCCGAACGGGCGATGTCACTGAGGAAATGGTTCTTGCCGCCCCCAATCTGCGTATCATCTCCCGTAACGGTACCGGCGTCGACAACGTCCCTCTACCCACTTGCCTTTCCCGCGGTATTGCAGTCACCAATGTCCCAGGTGGTAATGCCTTCGCTGTCGCCGAGCTTGCCATCACTCTCATGCTTACCGTTTTACGCCGCGTTGTCGAGGTGGACAAACGGATCAGGGGCGGTGAGCTTGTACCAAGTATAGAAGCGCTCGCGCCAGGTcttggagggaagaaggtggggttggtggggatgggagaTATAGCATATGAGCTTGCAAAGCTGCTTCGTGCGTTTGGATGCGAAGTGCTTGTCCAttcaccttcttcgccaGATACTAGATGGACTGTGGAAGATACTCGATACTCGGTTCCTATCTCTCACACCCGCATGCCTAGCCTCCGATCTTTACTCGAAGAATGTGATgtcctctccctccactGTCCCCTCAACGCGAATACGAGATATATGATTGGCCGAGAAGAGTTGGGGTGGATGAAATCTACCGCGGTTGTGATCAATACTGCCAGAGGTGGAATCATAGATGAGCGCGCATTGGAAGAGGcattgaaggagaggaaaatTGGAGGAGCAGGGTTGGATGTGTTTGAGAAGGAGCCAGCATATGGAGGAAGTCTGGGCGGATTGAGGGATTTGGACAATGTTGTACTTTTGCCTCACTT GGGTGGAAGTACAGACAATGTCACTCTTGACGGATGTATCAAAGCTGT